One part of the Elusimicrobiaceae bacterium genome encodes these proteins:
- a CDS encoding N-6 DNA methylase produces the protein MPAADSRQTARLRQFGQFWTPEPVARAMIAWLLTHAPERIFDPAVGKGVFYSALKELDVAKKTGFYGIDIDREIIETAWADRIFDRRSTIEVRDFIKNPPRQLFQAVAANPPYIRHHRIPLSTKQLLQAIAHKHTRTKIDGRAGMHVYFLIQSLGLLAKNGRLVFIMPSDTCEGVFAGNLWAWIAGNYRIERVISFDHPASPFPGVDTNPLIFCISNRPPNPAFDWVKVKKLSGHLFDYMAGTEHPRRLTDLEITSRDIKEALANGFSRPPAKIVHSRYKLKDFATVRRGIASGSNEFFFLTKEQIDRLAIPAQYFKTGIGRTRDVRGSVITEKDTLALEGKGRPTFLLSLDKQTKDELPKPLREYLAYGEKIGLHKKALISTRRPWYKMEKRVPPPFLFAYLGRRSARFIKNEAGVIPLTGFLCIYPNISTRQYLAKLWKLLSDPRTVENLGLVGKSYGSGAIKVEPGALANLPVPDELANRLRLIPPSPRQTLPCLKPQSRPARK, from the coding sequence ATGCCCGCCGCGGATAGTCGGCAAACAGCCCGTTTGCGGCAATTCGGCCAGTTCTGGACACCGGAACCCGTTGCGCGGGCCATGATCGCCTGGCTCCTGACTCATGCGCCGGAACGTATTTTTGATCCGGCCGTAGGCAAAGGCGTTTTTTACAGCGCGCTGAAAGAACTTGACGTCGCGAAAAAAACCGGCTTTTATGGCATTGATATTGACCGGGAAATAATTGAAACTGCCTGGGCAGACCGAATTTTTGACAGGAGAAGCACAATCGAGGTTCGGGATTTCATAAAAAATCCGCCAAGACAGCTTTTTCAGGCTGTTGCAGCCAATCCGCCGTACATTAGACATCACCGGATTCCGCTCTCCACCAAACAGCTCCTTCAGGCGATCGCGCATAAACATACCCGCACTAAAATTGACGGCCGTGCGGGCATGCATGTTTATTTTTTGATCCAGTCATTAGGACTGCTGGCAAAAAACGGCAGGCTTGTTTTCATTATGCCGTCAGACACCTGCGAGGGCGTGTTCGCCGGCAACCTATGGGCTTGGATTGCCGGCAATTACCGCATAGAGCGGGTCATCTCTTTCGACCACCCCGCCTCGCCTTTTCCCGGGGTGGACACCAATCCCTTGATTTTCTGCATCTCTAACCGCCCGCCGAACCCGGCGTTCGACTGGGTGAAGGTGAAAAAACTTTCCGGTCATCTTTTTGATTACATGGCCGGGACGGAACACCCGCGCCGGCTGACGGATCTGGAAATAACCAGTCGGGACATAAAGGAAGCGCTGGCTAACGGCTTTTCCCGGCCGCCCGCAAAAATCGTGCACAGCCGGTACAAATTAAAGGATTTTGCCACCGTGCGGCGCGGCATTGCCAGCGGAAGCAACGAATTCTTCTTTTTAACGAAAGAGCAGATTGACCGATTGGCCATTCCCGCGCAATATTTTAAAACCGGAATCGGCAGGACACGCGATGTGCGGGGCTCGGTTATCACCGAAAAGGATACTTTGGCGCTTGAGGGAAAAGGCCGGCCAACCTTCTTGCTGTCGCTGGACAAACAGACAAAAGATGAGCTTCCAAAACCGCTACGCGAATATCTGGCGTATGGCGAAAAAATCGGACTGCATAAAAAAGCGCTCATCTCCACCCGCCGGCCCTGGTATAAAATGGAAAAAAGAGTGCCGCCGCCTTTCCTGTTCGCCTATCTGGGCAGGCGCAGCGCACGGTTTATAAAAAACGAGGCCGGGGTTATTCCGCTGACGGGTTTTCTCTGCATTTATCCCAACATCAGCACCAGGCAGTATCTGGCCAAACTGTGGAAACTGCTAAGCGATCCCCGAACCGTGGAAAATCTGGGACTGGTAGGCAAAAGCTACGGATCCGGGGCAATCAAGGTGGAGCCCGGCGCCCTGGCGAATTTGCCCGTGCCGGACGAATTGGCAAACCGTCTGAGGCTTATCCCGCCCTCGCCGCGCCAAACCTTGCCTTGCCTGAAACCGCAAAGCAGGCCAGCCCGCAAATAA
- a CDS encoding UDP-N-acetylmuramoyl-L-alanyl-D-glutamate--2,6-diaminopimelate ligase produces the protein MLLSDIIAGFQLSAPSANPEISGLSLNSARIGPGCLFFAIQGAKTDGHVFIPDALARGAAAIAATRPPEKEFGAPYLQVADMPGFMAHCAGTFYKHPSAALRLTGITGTNGKTTTSYFFESICSQAGEKPAAVGTINYRIAGKVISSAPNTTPVIVELSELLAKARDAGSGSAVMEVSSQAIESGRILGLEFDAAVFLNLSQDHLDHHRTMPAYFAEKKKLFLQLNQSPKQNKIAVLNADSPESGAIERALNRSVRPVWFGLKNGRGYSIAAVKHTLDGSSFQITAPAGKALSARINLWGDHNVSNALAAFACAVESGIKPETALAGLAALPCVPGRMQRIDRGQNFHVFVDFAHTPDGLEQTLASIARLKTAKVYTVFGCGGDRDRAKRPLMARVVCGRSDFAFITSDNPRTEPPERIFADITAGLAESGATDFSVIDDRRRAIAAALARARENDIVLIAGKGHEQGQLLADRVLPFCDAAVAREELDKLGGAHAV, from the coding sequence ATGCTTCTCTCGGATATAATTGCAGGCTTTCAACTGTCCGCTCCATCCGCCAATCCGGAAATCAGCGGACTGTCGCTCAACTCGGCCCGGATCGGGCCCGGCTGTCTGTTTTTCGCCATACAGGGCGCGAAAACCGACGGACATGTTTTTATTCCCGATGCCCTTGCGCGCGGCGCGGCGGCAATAGCCGCAACCCGGCCGCCGGAAAAGGAATTCGGGGCGCCGTATCTGCAAGTCGCCGACATGCCGGGCTTCATGGCGCATTGCGCCGGGACATTTTACAAACATCCATCGGCCGCGCTGAGACTGACCGGGATAACCGGCACGAACGGCAAAACCACCACATCCTATTTTTTTGAGTCCATCTGCTCGCAGGCGGGCGAAAAACCCGCCGCGGTCGGCACGATAAATTACCGGATAGCGGGCAAAGTAATTTCGTCCGCGCCAAACACAACGCCGGTAATAGTGGAACTGTCGGAACTGCTCGCCAAAGCGCGGGACGCGGGTTCAGGCTCGGCGGTTATGGAAGTGTCATCGCAGGCGATCGAGTCCGGCAGGATACTGGGGCTGGAGTTTGACGCGGCGGTGTTTCTCAACCTGTCGCAGGACCATCTGGACCATCACCGCACGATGCCCGCCTATTTCGCCGAAAAGAAAAAGCTTTTCTTGCAGCTTAACCAAAGCCCCAAGCAAAACAAAATCGCAGTGCTTAACGCCGACTCGCCGGAATCCGGCGCAATAGAGCGGGCGCTGAACCGGTCGGTGCGGCCGGTGTGGTTCGGGCTGAAAAACGGCAGGGGTTATTCCATCGCCGCCGTGAAACACACGCTGGACGGCTCGAGTTTTCAGATAACCGCTCCGGCCGGGAAAGCACTTTCCGCGCGCATAAACCTCTGGGGCGATCATAACGTGTCAAACGCGCTGGCGGCGTTCGCCTGTGCCGTGGAATCCGGCATAAAGCCGGAAACCGCGCTGGCAGGGCTGGCCGCCCTGCCCTGCGTGCCGGGCCGGATGCAGCGCATTGACCGGGGCCAGAATTTTCATGTGTTCGTTGATTTCGCGCACACGCCCGACGGACTGGAACAGACGCTGGCCAGCATCGCCCGCCTGAAAACCGCTAAAGTTTACACCGTGTTCGGCTGCGGCGGCGACCGCGACCGCGCCAAGCGCCCGCTTATGGCGCGCGTGGTGTGCGGCAGAAGCGATTTCGCGTTCATCACGTCCGATAACCCGCGCACGGAACCCCCGGAGCGGATTTTCGCGGATATCACCGCAGGGCTGGCGGAATCCGGCGCAACAGATTTCAGCGTCATCGATGACCGCCGCCGCGCCATCGCCGCCGCGCTGGCGCGGGCGCGGGAAAATGATATCGTGCTTATCGCGGGCAAAGGCCACGAACAGGGCCAGCTGCTGGCTGACCGGGTGCTCCCGTTCTGCGACGCCGCGGTCGCCCGCGAGGAACTGGACAAACTTGGAGGCGCTCATGCCGTTTAA
- a CDS encoding AccI family restriction endonuclease: MHLFEQQLIVPVENIELECGGMAQLPWAEFLLNPRRLRGSDFLMRWSQGVWSEQRLTEALNSSGDFFAIPYGPSGTAPHNNVREFELYFERLEAAGLGNIKRPDLLVFKKEQTEKVRVFLERTGGVAELPFTREENLRELLALAIIGVECENSLWKASKMPDFNTEFTAQRRLGGKHGLKKTAILPTIIIKDEDMSPLKNWQTNNNLPIHIWHVFYDRAYGISFSEAERLIAGGFILPTVQVFQAPGGATTRKSIYKIYHRYGYPLGISAREPQLLPAFVEDRNGHILPYVKFDGGQLEISEKCLDILRSIT; encoded by the coding sequence ATGCACTTGTTTGAACAACAGCTTATTGTCCCGGTTGAAAACATTGAGCTCGAATGCGGCGGCATGGCCCAGCTGCCCTGGGCGGAATTCCTGCTTAATCCAAGAAGATTAAGGGGGAGCGATTTTCTCATGCGCTGGTCGCAGGGAGTCTGGAGCGAACAGCGCCTGACGGAGGCGCTTAACTCCTCCGGCGATTTTTTTGCTATTCCTTATGGCCCGAGCGGAACGGCTCCGCATAATAACGTAAGAGAATTCGAATTGTATTTTGAAAGGCTGGAAGCGGCCGGACTGGGCAACATCAAAAGGCCCGACCTGCTGGTTTTTAAAAAAGAGCAAACGGAAAAAGTGCGCGTTTTCCTTGAAAGAACAGGCGGCGTGGCGGAATTGCCGTTTACCCGCGAAGAAAATCTGCGGGAACTGCTCGCCCTGGCCATTATCGGAGTGGAATGCGAAAACAGTTTATGGAAAGCCTCGAAAATGCCGGACTTTAACACGGAATTCACGGCGCAGCGACGGCTGGGCGGCAAGCACGGCCTGAAAAAAACCGCCATCCTTCCCACAATAATCATCAAAGATGAAGATATGAGCCCGCTGAAGAACTGGCAGACGAACAATAATTTGCCCATACATATCTGGCATGTATTTTACGACCGGGCATACGGAATTTCTTTTAGTGAAGCCGAACGTCTGATAGCCGGGGGATTTATACTTCCCACCGTTCAGGTTTTTCAGGCGCCGGGCGGCGCGACCACCAGAAAGAGCATTTATAAAATCTACCACCGCTATGGTTACCCGCTTGGTATTTCCGCCAGAGAACCGCAGCTGCTGCCCGCGTTCGTTGAAGACAGAAACGGGCACATTCTGCCTTATGTGAAATTTGACGGCGGCCAGCTGGAGATTTCGGAAAAATGTCTGGACATTCTGAGGAGCATCACATAA
- the murD gene encoding UDP-N-acetylmuramoyl-L-alanine--D-glutamate ligase, translating into MPFNPETVKGLKGCVIGYGKSGISCAQLLRDNGFEVLLTEARDWQPGNPDPAELGPGIKTEFGGHSDEVLECGFAVKSPGIPMNRPIIRKLLAANIPVLSEIEIALAFAPEIKIFAVTGTNGKTTTTTLLGDILNLAAKKSGRFRVHVAGNIGTPVSVLAREMREGDCLVIETSSYQLEDSSGFRPNAACILNITPDHLEHHGTMTGYIAAKKKIFREQTPQDCCVFNAADAVCLEISNECPSEVLYFARECMESVRLDAFYENGRIIFNLPSGRHEAEPPKLPGIHNIENAMAAGLMAINRGIPLDCVEEVFSSFQGVEHRIETVAVVNGIKCINDSKATNVDSTKVALESLVSEEKNIWLIMGGTDKGNPYAPLEPLIRQSVRKILTIGQAADRIEHELNLSAEVENCETMENAIEFAFENAKEGDILLLSPACASFDQFTNFEERGEHFKKLIQARL; encoded by the coding sequence ATGCCGTTTAATCCGGAAACCGTAAAAGGACTGAAAGGCTGCGTGATAGGGTACGGGAAATCCGGAATTTCCTGCGCGCAGCTGCTACGCGACAACGGCTTTGAGGTTCTGCTTACGGAAGCGCGCGACTGGCAGCCCGGCAACCCGGACCCGGCAGAACTCGGCCCCGGCATAAAAACCGAATTCGGCGGCCATTCGGACGAGGTGCTGGAATGCGGCTTCGCCGTCAAAAGCCCCGGCATTCCGATGAACCGCCCGATTATCAGGAAACTGCTCGCCGCCAATATTCCCGTATTGAGCGAAATTGAAATCGCGCTCGCATTCGCGCCGGAAATAAAAATTTTCGCCGTAACAGGCACAAACGGCAAAACCACGACCACCACCCTGCTCGGCGACATCCTTAACCTCGCCGCGAAAAAATCCGGCCGGTTTCGCGTGCATGTGGCGGGCAATATCGGCACGCCGGTTTCGGTGCTGGCGCGCGAAATGCGCGAGGGCGACTGCCTTGTGATAGAAACCTCCAGCTACCAGCTGGAGGATTCGTCGGGTTTCCGCCCGAACGCCGCCTGCATCCTCAACATCACGCCCGACCATCTCGAGCATCACGGCACGATGACCGGGTATATCGCCGCGAAAAAAAAGATTTTCCGCGAGCAGACCCCGCAGGACTGCTGCGTGTTCAACGCGGCGGACGCGGTCTGCCTTGAAATTTCAAACGAATGCCCTTCGGAAGTGCTTTATTTCGCGCGCGAATGCATGGAATCCGTCCGGCTCGACGCGTTTTACGAAAACGGCAGGATAATATTCAACCTGCCGTCGGGCCGGCATGAAGCGGAGCCGCCGAAACTGCCGGGCATCCATAACATAGAAAACGCGATGGCGGCGGGGTTGATGGCCATTAACCGCGGCATTCCGCTCGACTGCGTGGAGGAAGTGTTCAGTTCGTTCCAGGGCGTGGAGCACCGCATCGAAACTGTCGCGGTGGTCAACGGCATAAAGTGCATTAACGACTCAAAAGCCACCAACGTGGACTCCACCAAAGTCGCGCTGGAATCGCTTGTTTCTGAAGAAAAGAATATCTGGCTGATCATGGGCGGAACCGACAAAGGCAACCCCTACGCGCCGCTGGAGCCGCTTATCCGCCAGTCGGTGCGGAAAATCCTCACCATCGGCCAGGCGGCGGACCGCATCGAGCACGAGCTCAACCTCTCCGCCGAAGTGGAAAACTGCGAAACCATGGAAAACGCCATTGAATTCGCTTTTGAAAACGCGAAAGAAGGCGATATCCTGCTGCTGTCGCCGGCCTGCGCTTCATTCGACCAGTTCACCAATTTCGAGGAACGCGGAGAACACTTTAAAAAACTTATTCAGGCGCGGCTGTAA